The sequence below is a genomic window from Monodelphis domestica isolate mMonDom1 chromosome 2, mMonDom1.pri, whole genome shotgun sequence.
GTTCCTaaatatattcaggataaatatgaatacaaagtaaattggggtgaaaagaaaatagaatttggcAAATACATCAGTAACTTTAGAtagagcaatttcagttgagtAATGAGGTTGGAAACCAGACTGTAAAGGGTTGAGAAGTACTTTTAGAGAGATCTCAAGGTCCCTCCAAAAGGCCTCTCCATTTCTCTACACAGAAAGAATAAAAGTGTACATTTCCCTGTTTTCCAGATAAGAACTGAAATGTGAAGTATAACAAAACTATTGTCTTAGGATGAGGTGAATTAGAAGGTAACTCTCATTTGAAGAGTAACTTTTATCCCAGTTTTCCCTAACTCTCTAAGGTCCAAGGTTGGGGAGGGAcaacagaaatggaaaatctcACTGCCTGATCTCTTCCCCCAGGTTCCTTTTTGGAGATCGGCCCTTTTGGTGGGTTCATGAATCTGGATACTATAGTCAGACACCTGCCCAGGTTCACCAGTTCCCAGTATCCTGTGAAACTGGGCCAGGTAGGTGATCCTCCTAATATATCCTCCTATATTTCTCCTGTCTCTTTCTACCCACATTTATGATCTCAAAGCTCTTTCCAGCCTACAAAGTTTTGTAGGATTTGTACTTCTTGTCTCTCAGTTACAAGATCAGAAAGTACAGAAGTAAAAGGTTGTTATGTTGGTACCAATAGAAGGATACCCTATACTAAACTGTCTAGTTCCCCATTAGTCAGTCGTGTCCTATAGGGAAAAGAAGAGGCTAGCATATAAAGTGGAATTAAGTGAGAAGAAAAGCCCAAAGGGTGAAATAACCCTTGCCCACCTCCCTTTTGCTAACCCCTACTCCCAAAGAGAAGGAAGATATAACTTCTAGGGGAAGAAGACTTCAAAGTTAAGGGTGAACCTGAGAAGGCATCTGGCCCCCTGAGTACCATGAATCCAAATCTATGTGCCACAATACACATATCACCACAAGTGACCATATCTCCTGGCAGGTAGTCCTTCAGGTCACTGCATGATCACAGGAGCTGCCCTCTGGCCCATCATGATTGCCACATCAGCCCAGATTGCAAAACGAAGTCACAGGTAAGTCCAGGAGGGCTCCTATGTACAAAATTGCCCCCCACAGGTGTAAAGGGAAGGGGGTAGATTCCTTAGTCCTATGTACATATCAGTGGTGTTGCTTAGCTAATTAATCATGTAATGGAATAAAAATGCCTTGGCATAATTtgatttggaagggactttaaaagcCAGCTAGTACATCTCATACCTGACCATTAATCTCTTCTACAATATCTCCCAAAATGAGCATTCACCCTTAGCTTTAATATCTCAAGTAAATGGGGAACTCCTTTTTCCAGAGGCAGCCCATTTCCACTTTTGGGTGACATTTATTGTTAGGAAACCTTTCCATATGTCACACCTAAAAGTTTTTCTATCCATCATCCACCCATTGCTCCTTTCAGTGtccaaatagaacaagtctaatgGTTCTTCCATGTCATAGCTCTCATGTCttcccaaatcttctcttcttcaaaatAATTGGGTATGCCCTgactcatttgtttcttttttctccagtCGCTGGATGAAGCTAATACCCAGCCTGGCCTACAGCACATTCCTCTTGGCAGTTGGACTCTCTCGGATCTTCATCCTTGCACACTTTCCCCACCAGGTGCTAGGTGGCCTGATAGCTGGTGAGCCACTAGAACAAGGAGGGTGGACAGTGACTTCCCTCAGGGATGCCAGAGCCAAATTGGAAGGGAAATTTCCAACTCCCTGGCTTATCAACCCTCAACCCTGTACCCTCCCTCATTCATTCTCTTTCATTGTGGCCCTTGACCTAAGGACTGCACCCTCCAATTCCTTACAGTGTTGCCACCTGCTTTCCCAATAGGTGCTCTCCTGGGCTGGTGGATGACTCCCCGAGTGCCTGTTGATCGGCCTGTCAGCTTTTATGGGTTGACAGCACTGGCACTTCTGATGAGCACCAGCCTCATTTACTGGAGCCTTGTTTCCCTGGGAATAGACATGACTTGGTAAGCTTTTCCCTTCTCAACCCTGACCCCTTGAGGCAAGATAGGATCTGTCATGACCCTTACCATTATCTCTAGCTCATAGGTCTCTATAGACTACCAATAGACCAGTAGAGAAAGTCATCCTGCTATGGCATTGACAATCCTAGCCTCACCCAGAAAGGATGAGGGCTGAGAGGAGTCCCCAGCTGAAGAATGATAACTTTTCTAAAAGCTTTCCTGGTCTTTCTTAGGTCCATTCATTTAGCCTCCAAGTGGTGTGAACGTCCAGAGTGGGTACACATGGAAACTCGGCCTTTTGCTTCTCTGAGTCGGGATTCTGGAGCAGCCCTGGGCTTGGGCATTGCCTTGCACTCCCCCTTTTATGCTCAGGTGAGGCGGATACAGTTGGGAACCCTACAGCAGACTGCTTGCCTATCATTGGTCTTAGTGTTCTTGGGGCTCCTGGACTGGATAGGCAACCCACCCCAACTCAGCCTCTTCTACATCTTTAACTTTATCAAGTTTACCCTTTGGCCATGCCTGGTCACTGCCTTGGTGCCTTGGCTGGTCTACTCCTTCAGTGGCCCAGAGGCCCCACTCACCAAATCCAAGTGACCCTACCTTTCCTTCCCCCAACCAACACTCCAAATGACTTCTGCCTCCCATCAAGGAGGCCTCACTCATCACTGCAAGAGACCTCCCCTGTTTCCCTACACCCCACCTCCCCGAAGCTGCCACTGTGACTGCTGCTTGCCTCTGCCCAAGACTCCTCTAGAGAAATCACTTGAACTCAGCCTCAGAAAGGGGGTATGTCAAACTGGAAGGAGCCCAGCCCTGTCaacctttctcctttcccacTTTGTCAAAATCCTGCCCTTTTCTCTTTACCaaaattttgccttttttatgaGCACTGGAAATAAAGAGGCCAGAGAACTTCTGACACTGTGAGGGAACAGTCCATAAAGTCTGGTAGCAGCTCTGTGCTTTTTCATTCCTTATTTGTGAAGTCCAAAAAGGAGCCAAGCTTAACAGTCAGATGGTATGTTGGGTTCCTTAGTTTCCTTCCTGCTCTGGGTGGAGGGAATGGTTACCTACTCACAGCCAAGTCAGAAGTAGGCTTTAGAATCAGAATGAGTCACCTACATTTACCCTTTCCCTCCTCTGCCATTAAAAAAATggtaaaattaaattgaaaaataataaaagcatcaAGAATTACACctctcagggggcagctaggtggctcagtggattgagagtcaggccttgagatgagaggttcaaatctgtcctcagacacttcccagctgtgtgaccctgggcaagtcacttaaccctcattgcctggcccttaccactcttctgccttggagccaatacacagtattgactccaagacaaaaggtaagggttaaaaaaaagaattacaccTCTTGACACTCCCCGTAGCTATCTTGAGTTGAATTCATccatcttctccccccccccccagacattGATCAGGTAGGGATTGAAGAGTCTATCCATTCTTGAAGCTTTCTAGGGTAGAAATGCTATGACATGGGCAACTGTGTAGCTgtctggatagagagccaggtctgtagttaggagaacatgggttcaaatctggtctcagatacttcttagcagtgggaccttggacaagtcacttaaccccacccaccccccacccccccagcccttactgttcttctatcttggaTTTGACAGAAAGTAGGGggtaagaggaaagagaagaaaagagaaagaaagaaaatgctatgATAGCATTCAACCACCTAACAAAGTATCTCCTACTCATAAGGTCAAATACCTTTCCCTTCCAATCCTCCTTTCCAACTTCATAGAATTACAGAATTATAGAGCCATAAGGAAACACATAGGTCATAAACTCAAACCATTTCTGAGGCATGGAACTCTTCTGGGATAactcttaccagctgtgtgaccttgagcaaatcacttaacccttgtcTCTTggtgtttcctcacctataaaatgggatgataacagcacctactttgaAGAGTTGTTGTGACAATCATGGGACAATATCTCTGAAAAGCACAAAGCAgagggacaactgggtggctcagtggattgagagccagacctagagatgggaggttctggattcaaatctggattcagacatttcctagctgtgtgactctggccaagtcccttgaacccccccaccccacccatggcctagcccttaccaatcttcttccttggaaccaatacacagtattaattctaagacagaaagtaagggtttaaaaaaagaaaagcatttagtgccatacttggcacttagtaggcacttaagtgCTATTTCTTTCCTAACAGTTAGTCATCCAGCTTCAGGTCCAAAGCCTCCAATGATCACTGTTTCTGAAGATAGATCATTGTAGTGTTGAACAGCTCTTAGCATTATGAATCCTATTTACTGGGCCATTCCAGCCTTATTGCTAATACCCTAGTTCAAGCCCTTATCACTTTGAGCCTAAACTAATGTCCAGTTTCTCCTCAATCCATCCTTTATCCACCTACCAAAGTAACCTTCCTAATGTCCCTGCTCAAAAACAATCCTCTTTCATATACTCTTAAGAGTCCTTGGTTTTGTCAGAATGGAGAAATGCTTTCCTGCACTGCAAATTGTAACCTGGACCACACGTACTAGCAGTCAATTGGCAAGCATTTATTACCCATCTTCTAGATGTCAGGGCCCactgctaggtgctggggatacgtTGAGACACAAAAGTAAATAGTCTTGGCCCTGGAGTTCACAATATAGTTGGGAGAGATAGTGTGTCagtcacacacacatgcacacactctctcttctctcacacacacactctctttctctctcatactctcagtctctctctccctctctttctccctccctctctcctccccctcttccccccagtAGCTGGGGGGTTTGGGAGAGCCCTTGTGTAGATGATCCTTGAGCTGAGACGAAGTAAACTGGGGAGGCCAGTATGAAGAACTACAGATGAGACATGATGTTATGTATTAAGAAAAGCGAGAAGACTGGCCTTGTTGGACCTCAGCATTCTTGGAGGGGAAAGTTGGGGCCAGATTACGAAGGCCCTCAAGTTGCAGGGGTTTATATTTGATGCTGGAAGCAATAGGGATCCACTGGAGTTTGAGCAGGAAAATGACATGGTCAGTATTTCCTCTGAGAGAATTAGTTTGATAGCTACATAAAGGAAAGGGGACAAACTTGTGGGAGACCAAGTACAAGGTTATTAATATTTCAAGCAAGAGATGAGGGCTGTGGCTACACACGTATAGGAAGAGGggtatatgtaataataataatagcatctatatagtgctttaaaagttgcaaagtgtttactatatgttctcatttgatcctccaatTAACCTTGGAATAGAGCTGACActatctccatttcatagatgaaaatgaggctgagagattaagtgacttggccagagttgtgcagctagtgtctgaggcagaatttgaattcagatcttgctGAATCTGGCAAGCACTTTTTCCATTATGCCAACTAGTTTCTTCAGTCAGTAAACATTGAATACCTACCAGGTGCTAAGCACTGGGCTTCATATAAGAAATGTGGAGGTGAGCCAAGAGAGAACTTTCCTCGAAGAGGGAATATCTAGAGGTAGTGTTCAAACAGCATCAAATACTTCAGAGAAGTCAGTTTAGAAAAATAatgactttggagagagcagttttaatTGAGTGATAAGGCTGAAATCCAAATTGTAGAAGGGActaaaggacagctaggtgacttagtgaattgagagctgggtctagagacaggaaagttctgggttcaaatatggcctcagacacttcctaggtatatgTTTGCCTAGCTCGTGcaacccttagcactcttctgccttggaaccaattctgattgattcaaagatggaagataagggttagggaaaaaagaatgagagaggaagTAATGAAAGCAGTGAGTAAAAATGATGAAAACTTTTTCAAGGAgttaagaaagggagaaaaaaataaaggatagtAATTTTTAAGATTTGAAGGTTTTTTACAGTTGGAAATTCAAACATGTTTGTAGACAGTAGGAAAGTAACCAGTAAATAGAGACTGAAGACAGGGAAATGGAGTGGAATGACAGTGAAGATCATTGCTAGAGAAGGCCCTAGGATGGGATAGATGGGTTTGGATAGGATAAGATCCAATAAGGTAGGGCCAAGGGCATGTACAGAAACCTCAGTTTTGACAAAGAAAAGGGACTCCTTATTGGAGGTTggagtaaaggaaaaaaacaagatgGCAGTGATATAAAAGGGGtgtgaaatgaagaaaaacaaaaatggagctcagccatttcccattttcttgataaaatgaagaaatattatcaGCCTTGAAAGTGAGGAGAGGAGGTGATGTGAAAAAGCACTCATCTAGAACGGCTAGTATGGGAAGTAGACTAGAGGACTGATCAAGATGAAGTAAAAACATTGCTAGGAGACAGCTACATGGCTTCTTAGACTGAGAGCCAGCcaatcctggagatgggaggttctgggttcaaatgtgtcctcagacacttcctagctgtgtgaccgtgggcaagtcccttaaccctcattgcttaatccttcccactcttctgccttggaaccaataacgggtattgattctaagatgaaggtaagg
It includes:
- the G6PC3 gene encoding glucose-6-phosphatase 3; amino-acid sequence: MESTLGAGIVVAETLQNQLPWLEDVWLWVTFLGDPKCIFFFYFPLAYYTCRHVGISVLWITLLSEWLNLIFKWFLFGDRPFWWVHESGYYSQTPAQVHQFPVSCETGPGSPSGHCMITGAALWPIMIATSAQIAKRSHSRWMKLIPSLAYSTFLLAVGLSRIFILAHFPHQVLGGLIAGALLGWWMTPRVPVDRPVSFYGLTALALLMSTSLIYWSLVSLGIDMTWSIHLASKWCERPEWVHMETRPFASLSRDSGAALGLGIALHSPFYAQVRRIQLGTLQQTACLSLVLVFLGLLDWIGNPPQLSLFYIFNFIKFTLWPCLVTALVPWLVYSFSGPEAPLTKSK